DNA sequence from the Sphingomonas sp. genome:
ATAATCGATGTCGATCTGGCTGATCCGCGAACCGTTCGGAAAGGGCGTCAGCACCGCATCGCGGATCTGACGGGAGGCCACTGTCTCCCATGCGATCTTGTGAAGCGCGACCCCCAGCGGAACGGCGAGCGCGATCATCACGGCGGTCAGCACAAATCCCTGCAATTGCGTCTGCTTCGGCGACAGGTGGGCGCCGAAGCCGTAGAGCCGGACGAACAGGGCGATCGTCGCCGCCATCGCGATCAGGTTGGTGAAGAACAGTAAGGCGGCGCCGCCGGCCGCCGTCCAGTTCCAGGTCGCCATGCCGAAGCCGACCACGGCCAACGGCGGCATCAGGGCGATCGCGATGGCAACGCCGACCACGGTGCTCCCCATGCCGCGGATCAGGCCATAGGCGCCGGCCAGCGCGGACAGGATGGCAACGAGCAGATCGAACAGGTTGGGCCTGGTGCGCATCGCGATCTCGGCCGTCACCGTCTGAAGCGGCGACATCATCACGAAGATGGCCGAAAAGAGGATGGCGATGACCGAACCCAGCGCGAGCGCGAAGGCGGCGCGGCGCACCTCGATAAAATCGAACGTCGCGAGGCCGAAGCCGAGCCCGACGATCGGCATCATCAAGGGAGAGATCAGCATGGCGCCGATCAGCACCGCCGAAGACGGCAACAGCAAACCGAGTATCGACATCGCGGCGGAGATCAGGATCATGAAGCAATAGCGCGCGCTCCAGCCGGATTCTTCCGCGACCCGGCGCACCACGTCTTCATGATCGACTTCGGCGATCACCGTTCGTCGCCACCACGCCCAGAGCCGGTTGCTCAGGATTCCGTGCGCTTCGACGGCCATGGGTCACTCCTCACGATGCTCGTCCGGCTTTCCCCCCAAACGAAACGTGCGGCAAGATCAGAAATCCGCGCCGATCGTCAGTGCCGGGCCCGACATGGGGCGCGTATCGCCGGCCAGGCGGAAGCGCCAGTCGGCGGAGAGGCGCAGGTTCGCGCCGGCGACGGGCAAGGGCAGCGAAACTTGCGGCCCGGCATCGAGCCGCGCCGCGCCAGGCTGCGCCGCGCCCCAGGCGCCGCCGCCGATCTCGGCCGGACCGAGCCTCAAGCCGACGCGCACGGCGCCGTCGGCGAACAGATCGCGCGAACGGAGGCCGGCCGCGCCGACCTGGGCATAGGCATCGAGCCGCGCGCCAGCCGGCAGATCGATGCTGCCGCCTCCGTGAATCACCGCCGCGAAGGCGGAGCGACCGCCGTCCAGTTCCTGCCGCCGCTCGACGAGCAGATGAACAGGCAGCCGCGCGACCGGACGCCAATCGAACCCGAAGGCGGCCTCGGCGCCCGGACCGCGCAGCGGCGCGGAGATACGAGCCGACAATGCGAATGGACGGCCTGGATCGCCGTTCAGGCGATAGAGCAGCCGCCCGCCCGCCTGGCTGCCGCCGAGGACGCCCCCCGGAGCGAGCGGCTGTGCGCCGCCATCCCGGCGCACGAGGAGCCAGGCCGATCCGGACCAGCGGCGCGATGCACCCGAGGGCCTGGCAAGCGTTTCGGGCCGACCGGCGCCATGCTCCGGGCCGGGCGGCATCGAGGAGGTTGGCGAAGGGGCGGGCATGGCGGGATGCGGTGCCGGTTCCGCAGGTGGCGGCGCCGGAACCGGCATCGGCACCGGATGCAGCCTCATCCCGCTTGCTCCGTACGCCACTGCTGGGCCGTGCCGCCGCATCCGGGAATCCGGCATCGCGCCCATTCGTGTTGCCAGCCGGGATTGCCGGCCAGCCACAGGCGGCTCCATCGCCGCCGTCATCCTCGTCGATTGCGGAGCGGTACTTTCCGCGACGGGCCAGCCGATCCAGACAGCCGCGCGCAACACCGCCCAACCGCCGATCACCAGCGCGAGAAAGCGCAGCGGCGGCGGCGCGTCCCGCCTCATTCGGCCGGCAGACGCGCCGGAAAGGCATGGGCGGTCTTGCCCCAGGCGGTCGCGCCGGTGCGCCGCCCGGTCAGATAGCGCATGACCGCTCTCCGCGCGGCCAGCATGGCGATGATATTGGCGATGACGACGCGCGGCAGCGCGCGCAGCCCCTCGCGCAAGCCATAGGTGCGCGCGACGAAGCCGAAGCGCATCGCCAGGCGCCAGACGAGCAAGCCGAGATTGATGGTCAGCAAAAGAGTCAGGAAGACCGGAATCGGCTGCATCGCCCGGCCGGCGAACAGCTCCAGCGCATAAAGCGCGCCCCACAGAACGAGCGTGGCATAGGCCGCGAACAGGATCAGCGCCGCCAGCACCGCGCGCCGGTCGCGCAGGCGCATCCAGCGTTCGGCCAGACCGCCGCGCCAGCCGAGCCTGTCCCAGCCGGCCAGCGCGATGCCCATCATCCAGCGCGATTTCTGCGCGACCGCCGCATCCAGCGTGGAGGGGAAATAGCCGCGGGTGGACACGACCGGGCGCCCTCGCCCCGCCGGCAGACGGACGAAGGCCGCCCGGCCGCCCATGATGCGCAGTTTGAGACCGAGTTCGTAATCCTCGGTCAAGCTGGCCGGATCGAAAGGCACGCCATGCGCGGCTGCCAAGCGGTCCAGCGCGGCGCGCGCGATCGCGCAGCCGACCCCCGCCGAGGGGATAGCGGCACCGAGCGCTTCGCGCACCACCAGTTCCTTGCCATGCGATTCGGCGAATTCGTCCGCATAATGGCCGCCGATCCAACGCGATTTGGGATCGATCAATGGCACCACCGGGAGCTGGACGAGATCGAACCGCTCGATCAGCGCATCGAACAGCTTGAGCTCCGCCGAATGGACCACATCCTCGGCATCGTGCAGCACCACCGCCTTGCAGCGCCGGCCCTCCGCCGCTTCGTCGGCCCGCATCGCATCCCACAGCCGGTTGAGGCAATCGGCCTTGCTGGTCGGCCCAGGCGCCGGATTGACGACCAGATGGATGCGATCGCCAACGAACGGCCGGACCGCGGCGATCGTCGCCGGATCGTTGGGATAGCAACCGACATAGAGGCGCCAGTCACCCCCGCCGAACGCGGTGCGCGCGTGGGCGAGCATGTTTGCGATCACGCCCCCCTCGTCCCAGGCGGGCACGAACACCGCGATCCGTCCCGACGCGGCGGGCGGAGCTAGGCTTTCGGCGCAGGTCCTGGGCCAATCGCGACCAAGCAGACGCCGCCGCAACGTCCGGCCGATCCAGATCAGATCGATCGCGATATCGCCAAGTCCAAGAAGAAGGAAGCCAACGGCCGCGAACAAGGCCGATTCGCGCATGACGATCTCGCCAGCGGCAATAAAGCCTTCCAGCATACAGACCGAATCTCCCCCGTTTCGGAGAGGGTTTCATCCATTATGAAAATAACGAGTGCAAGTGGATTCGAGCAATGGTGGAACTGATCTAGAATCCGCCAAGGAACGATGCAACATTGCTTCCAATGGCGTCTATCGCATATCCGCCTTCCATTAAGACAAGGCAATCGGCGTTCATATCCGCGATCTGCTGGCCGATAACCGCATAGTCTTCGGTCTTCAGCCGGAAATGGGAAATGGGATCTCCGGCGAACGTATCGGCGCCATAGGAGCAGATCAGCAGGTCCGGCCCGAAGCGCGCGATACGCTCCAAGGCCGCGCCCAATGCGGGGCGATAAGCGGCGAGATCGGCGCCGCGCGGCAGGGGCAGGTTGAGCGTGGCGCCTGCGCCCGCGCCCGCCCCGGCCTCGTCGGCATGGCCCCAATAATAAGGATAGTCGGTCCGGGGATCGGCGTGGATCGAGACGAACAGCACGTCGCCGCGATCGTAGAAGATGTCCTGTGTGCCGTTGCCGTGATGATAGTCCACGTCGAGGATCGCGACGCACCGGCCGGCGGCGGTCGCGGCCTGGGCGGCGATGGCGGCATTGTTGAGATAGCAATAGCCGCCGAGATAGTCGGCGCCGCAATGATGGCCCGGCGGCCGACACAAAGCGAAGGCGGCGCGCTCCCCGGCCAGCACGGCATCGAGCCCGGTGAGCGCGGTCTGCGCCGACCAATAGGCGCCCTCCCAGGTGCCCTCGGCGATCGGGCTGGAGGCATCGAAGCTGAAGGCGCCGAGCCTGGCGTCGATCCGGGTCAGATCGAGCGGGCGGCGGCGCACCACCGGCCAGGCATAGGCGCCGGCATCGCCCGGTCGCCCCGCCGCGCGCCACTCGTCATGGGCCGACCGCAGGAAAGCCAGATAGGCCGGGTCGTGAACGGCGCGCAGCGGCGCCTCGCCATGATCGACCGCCGGTTCGACCGACGCGAGCGCGGCGAGGATCGCCGAGGCCCGCGCCGGGCTTTCAGCGTAAGGCACGAATGCGCCGTTGTGCAGTTCCTGCGTCGGCGCATGAGCAAGCTGGCGCGCGTCGTAAAAGCAGCGCACTTTGGCCGCCTATTTTCCCGCCCTGCGCGCCTGTATCGCCAGCAGCGTCATCGAAGCCCCGATGGCGAGGCCGGCATAGGTCTTGATCGTCGCGGCGCCGTCGTTCCACACGCTAAGCCCCGCCGCGCCGAAGAACAGGAGCGCGGCGGCGGCGAAGAGCAGGCTCTGTTTCATGCGCGATTCCTACAGCTTCTCGGTCAGCTCGGGCACGATCTTGAACAGGTCGCCGACCAGGCCGATGTCCGCGACCTGGAAGATGGGCGCGTCCTCGTCCTTGTTGATCGCGACGATCGTCTTGGAATCCTTCATGCCGGCGAGGTGCTGGATCGCGCCGGAAATGCCGATCGCGACATAGACTTCCGGGGCGACGATCTTGCCGGTCTGCCCGACCTGATAGTCGTTGGGCGCATAGCCCGCGTCCACGGCGGCGCGGCTGGCGCCGACCCCGGCCTTGAGCTTGTCCGCGAGCGGATCGAGCAGGGCATGGAACTGATCGGACGAACCGAAGGCGCGGCCGCCCGAGACGATGATCTTGGCGCTGGTCAGCTCCGGCCGCTCGGACTTGCTGAGTTCCGAGCCCACATAGGCGGACAGGCCCGCGTCGCCGCCGCCGGAAACGGCTTCGACCGTTCCGGAACCGCCCGTCGCCGCCGCCTTTTCGAAGGCGGTGGTGCGCACGGTGACGACCTTTTTCGCGTCCGACGACTTCACCGTCGCGATCGCGTTGCCGGCATAGATCGGCCGGGTGAAGGTGTCGGCGCTCTCGACGCTGAGGATATCACTCACCTGCATGACATCGAGCAAGGCGGCGACGCGCGGCGCGATATTCTTGCCGGTGGTCGTCGCCGGGGCGACGAAATAGTCGCCATGGTCCTTCATCAAGGCGGCGGCGACCGGCGCGACATTCTCGGCGAGATTGTGGGCATAGGCCGCATCGTCCGCGACATGGACTCGTGTGACGCCGGCGATCTTGGCGGCGGCTTCGGCGACCGCGCCGACGCCTTGCCCCGCGACCAGCGCATGGACCTCGCCCAGCTTCGCGGCGGCGGTGACGGTGGCGAGGGTGGCGTCCTTGATCCGGCCGCCTTCATGCTCGACGAGGACGATCGCGACGCTCATGCCACCACTCCCAAAGTCTTCAGCTTGCCGATCAGCTCATCCACGTCCGCGACCTTGACGCCCGCCTGGCGCTTGGCCGGCTCCTCGACCTTCAGGGTCGTCAGGCGCGGCGCCGTGTCCACGCCGTAATCGGCGGGGGTCTTCTGCGCGAGCGGCTTGGACTTGGCCTTCATGATGTTGGGCAGCGAGGCGTAGCGCGGCTCGTTGAGGCGCAGGTCGGTCGTCACCACCGCCGGCGTGTTCAGCTTCACCGTCTCCAGGCCGCCATCGACCTCGCGGGTCACGTCGACCTTGCCGCCGGCCAGCTCGACCTTGGACGCGAACGTGCCCTGCGGCCAGTTCAGCAGCGCGGCGAGCATCTGTCCGGTCTGGTTCGAATCGTCGTCGATCGCCTGCTTGCCCAGGATCACCAGGCCCGGCTGCTCCTCCTCGGTGACCTTGGCGAGCAGCTTGGCGACGGCCAGCGGCTCCATCTCGTCGTCGGTCTGGATCAGGATCGCGCGGTCCGCGCCCATCGCCAGCGCCGTGCGCAAAGTCTCCTGCGCCTTGGCCGGACCGATCGAGACGGCGACGACCTCGGTCGCCGCGCCCTTCTCCTTCAGTCGAAGCGCCTCCTCGACCGCGATCTCGTCGAACGGGTTCATGCTCATCTTGACGTTGGCGAGATCGATGCCCGTGCCGTCCGCCTTCACCCGCGGCTTCACGTTGAAATCGATCACGCGCTTCACGGCGACCAGCAGCTTCATGCTTTCCCCTCTCTACCTGTGCGGGCGCCCGGCCGCTCAGGCGACCTTGGCCACCTCCGCGACAATCTTCCTGGCGGCATCGCCCAGATCGTTGGCCGGCACGATCGCCAGCCCGGAATCGGCGAGGATCGCCTTGCCTTCCTCGACATTGGTGCCTTCGAGCCGGACGACCAAGGGCACCGACAATTGCACCTCCTTCGCCGCCGCGACGATGCCCTCGGCGATGATGTCGCAGCGCATGATACCGCCGAAGATGTTGACCAGGATGCCCTGCACGGCGGGATCGCTGAGGATGATCTTGAAGGCGGAGGTCACCTTCTCCTTCGAGGCGCCGCCGCCGACGTCGAGGAAATTGGCCGGGAAGGCGCCGTTCAGCTTGATGATGTCCATCGTCGCCATGGCGAGGCCGGCGCCGTTCACCATGCAGCCGATATTGCCGTCGAGCTTGATGTAGGCGAGGTCGTGCTTCGACGCCTCGAGCTCCATCGGGTCCTCCTCGGTCTCGTCGCGCAATGCCTCCAGGTCCTTGTGGCGGAACTCGGCGTTGGAATCGAAGCCAACCTTGGCGTCGAGGACGAGGAGCTTGCCGTCATCCGTCACAGCCAGCGGATTGATCTCGATCTGCGCGGCGTCGGTGCCGATAAAGGCGTCGTAGAGCAGGGCCGCGGTCTTCTGCGCCTGCTTGGCGAGATCGCCGGTGAGGCCCAGCGCATTCGCCACCGCACGGCCGTGATGGGGCATGAAGCCGGTCGCGGGATCGACGGTGAAGGTGTGAATCTTCTCCGGCGTGTCGTGCGCGACCTCCTCGATGTTCATGCCGCCCTCGGTCGAGACGACGAAGGCGATCCGGCCGCTGGCGCGATCGACGAGCAGGGCGAGATAGAATTCCTTCGCGATGTCCACGCCGTCGGTGATGTAGAGCCGGTTCACCTGCTTGCCGGCGGGGCCGGTCTGCACCGTCGCCAGCGTGTTGCCGAGCATCTCGGACGCGGCCGCGCGCACCTCTTCGGCCGAGCGGGCAAGGCGGACGCCGCCCTTCGCGTCGGGACCGAGTTCCTTGAACTTGCCCTTGCCGCGCCCGCCGGCATGAATCTGCGCTTTCACGACATAAAGCGGCCCGGGCAATTTGCCGGCGGCGGCCACCGCTTCATCGACGCTCATCGCGGCATGGCCCGCCGGAACGGGGACGCCGAACTTGGCCAGAAGCTCCTTGGCCTGATATTCGTGAATGTTCATCGCGCCGGTCCTAAAGCATAGACTCGCCGCGATGGGAAGCGCTGCGATGCAGCATCCTCAGTCGATGCCGCGATCCGGGTCGGCGCATGCCCGCAAAAAGGCCGCGATCCGCGCCCGGCCTCCATATTCCGCCCAGTCGGCGGGCGTGCCCTGAAACAGACTGTCCTTCAGATCTAGCCGGGCACCGCGCGAGACGAGCAGCCGAACCGTGCCCTCATGGCCGGAAATCGCTGCCTGATGCAGTGGCGTCGAATGGGCGTGCGCCCCGACCGGATTGTAGCGGTCGGGATTCTCGCCGGCATCCAGGAACAGCGCGACGACGTCCGTGCGGCCGTGATGCGCGGCGTTGGCCAAGGCGAGGTGGCGCTGCGGTGCTCCGGCGCCGGGCAGAAGACGCCGGGCATCCTCCGTCAGGCCCAGCGCGGCGGCAACCGGCAAGGTCAGCGCCGCGCCGCGACGGAGCAGCGCGTCGGCCGCCGCAAACTCTTCATGGGCGAGCGCCGGCTGCATCGCCTGGTCCGGATCGCCGCCGTGATCGCACAGCAGGTCGATCAGCGGCGATTGGGCACCCGCCTCGCGCACCACCCGGCCGGACGCGACGAGCGCGAGCGCTTCGTCGACGGCGCCCACGTCCTTGCCGCCGCCGGCATCGAGGATCAGCCGCGCGATTTCGACGATATTGGGCGGCAGGCTGTCGTTGCGAACCGGATTTTCGGCGACGAAGGCAAGCAGCGCCGGATTGCGGAAATAGTTACCGCCCTCGAAGGCGACATGGCGCGCAGCGAGGCCGGGATGCGCGGCGAGATGCGCGGCGAGGGCAGCGGCGTCCCCGTCGTCGATCAGGTCCACCGCGAGGCGGAACGCCGGATCGGCGATCTGATGATGATGGGGAACGTCCGCGCCGGGCGCGGGCGGGCCTTCGACATGCGCCTTGAGGCGCGGCCAGCTGGCGAAGCCGCGTTCGCGCGCGATCGCGAGCAGCGCATCGCTCCATGTCAGCGGCGACGCAACGATGGCCGCGTCGCTCGCGTCCGCCAGGCGCGGGTGGAATTCGCGCAGGCGCTGGCAGGCTTGCGGGTCTCCCCCGGCGCGGGCGCGCAACAGACGCTGGGCGTCGCGCTTCAGGTGGGCGAGATCGGCGCGCGGCGGCAAGGGTTTCACGGGCATGCGAACCTCCTCATGGGCCCGACGTCCGCCTGTGTTCGGGCAAGGAAAGTTCGTGGCTGACGATACGCAACGTCACGGGTGGGCCTTGCCCTTTCCGCGGACCGGACGCGCCCCGATGCGCGTGGGATCGAATTGGCATGGCGCCGCGCCGATGGCAAGCGACAGCCCGCCAGCGAAGCTCAGGCCGCCCGGCCGATCGCCTTCTGGCGCCTCCGCTGCACCGATGAGCCCAGGCCGATCGCCTCGCGATATTTGGCGACGGTGCGCCGGGCGATGTCGAAGCCCTCTTGCCTGAGCATCTCGACGAGCTGGTCGTCGGACAGGATCCGGGTCGGCTCCTCGGCGGCGATCAGCGCCTTGATCCGGCTCTTCACCGCCTCCGACGAAGCCGCGTCGCCGCCGTCGGCCGACTGGATGCCGCTCGTGAAGAAATATTTGAGCTCGTAGAGCCCGCGCTCGCAGGACAGATATTTGTTGGAGGTGACGCGGCTCACCGTCGATTCGTGCATGCCGATCGTCTCGGCCACCGCGCGCAGGGTGAGCGGCTTCAGATGCGCGACGCCATGTCGGAAGAAGCCTTCCTGCCGGGTGACGATTTCGGACGCGACCTTCATGATCGTGCGCGCGCGCTGATCCAGCGCCTTCATCAGCCAGTTGGCGCTCTGCAATTGCTCGCTGAGCCACGCCCTGGACTGCTTGTCCTGCGGCCCGCTGGACAGCTCCTGATAATAAGTGCGGTTGACCAGCAGCCTCGGCAACGTCGCGCCGTTCAGCTCCACCGCCCAGCCCGCGCCGCGCCGGGCGACGAACAGGTCCGGCACGATCGCGTCGATCCGGTCCGAAGCCATGAAGCGGCAGCCGGGTTTGGGATCGTAGGCGCGCAGCTCGCGGATCATGTCCGCCATGTCCTCGTCATCGACGCCGGTGATCCGCTTCAGCGCCGCGATATTGCCCTTGGCCAGATAATCGAGATTGGCGATCAGCCGCGCCATCGCCGGATCGTAGCGGTTCGCATCCTTCGCCTGGAGGGCGAGACATTCGGAAAGGTCGCGCGCGCCGACGCCCGCCGGATCGAAGGTCTGGAGGATGGCGAGCACCCGCTCGACCTCATGCAGCGCCACTCCGAGCCGCTGCGAGATGTCGAGCAGGTTGCCGGTGAAATAGCCGGTCTCCTCGATCTGCTCGACGATGCGCTGGGCGATGACGAGATCGGCGCCGGACAGGATTTCGCCGGCCTGGGCGAGGAGATGATCGTGCAGCGACCGGCTCTCGGCGGCGAAGCTGTCGAAGTCCGGCCCATCCTCCGGCATCCCGGCCGAACCGGAAAGACCGCTGCCGCTGCCCAGACCCAGGCCGCCGTCGAGGCCGCCCAGCGCATCGGCGGGGCCGTCCTGGTGGAAATCCTCGCTGTTGGTGTCGATGTCGAGCGCGGCATCGCCGCCGCCGGCGTCGATCTCGGGCAAAAGCTCGCCTTCGAATTCGAACTCGTCGCCTTCGTATTCGGCCTCCGGCGCGGGCTCCGCCCGGTCCGGGCCTTCGCCCTCGCCGCCGCCCACTTCGAGGAGAGGATTCTTCTCGATCTCCTCGGCGATGAAGGTTTCGATCTCGAGGTTCGACAGCGCGAGCAGGCGGATCGCCTGCTGCAGCTGCGGCGTCATCACCAGCGATTGCGACTGCCGAAGATCGAGGCGGGGCCCGAGCGCCATGGCTACAGCTCGAAGCTCTCCCCGAGATAGAGGCGCCGCACATTCTCGTCGGCGACGAGATCGGCGGGGCTGCCGGCGAAGAGCACCTGGCCGCCATAAATGATGCAGGCGCGATCGACGATCTCCAGCGTCTCGCGGACATTGTGATCGGTGATCAGCACGCCGATGCCGCGCGCCTTCAAGGCGACGATCAGGTCGCGAATGTCCTGGATCGAGATCGGATCGATGCCGGCAAAGGGCTCGTCGAGCAGCATGATCGAGGGATTGGCCGCCAACGCGCGGGCGATCTCGCAGCGCCGCCGCTCGCCGCCCGACAGCGCCATGGCCGGCGCGTCGCGCAGCCGCTCGATATGGAATTCGCCGAGCAGCTGCTCCAGCCGCGCCGTGCGCGCCGCCTTGTCCGGCTCGGCCACCTCCAGCACCGCCATGATGTTCTGGCTGACGGTGAGGCCGCGGAAGATCGAGGTTTCCTGCGGCAGATAGCCGAGCCCCAGGATCGCGCGGCGGTACATAGGCAGGCCGGTAATGTCGGCGCCGTCGAGCAGGATGCGGCCGGAATCCGGCTTCACCAGCCCCATGATCGAATAGAAGCAGGTCGTCTTGCCGGCGCCATTGGGCCCGAGCAGGCCGAGCACCTCGCCGCGATCGACGCCGAGCGAGACGTCGGTCAGCACCGCCTTCTTGTCGTAGGACTTGGCGATCGAGACGACCGAAAGCCCGCGCGCGAGCTCGCCGACGGCCGCATCGGTCTCGGTCCGCTCGATCGGCAGCGTTTCGTTCATGGATACTCCCGCCTGTGTCGGCCTCTAGTTAGGCGTTCGGGCGGAAAGCCTCAACCGGCAAGAGTCTTGCATGGCGGCGATGCGACGCGTCGGGCGGATCAATCGCCCTGCGGGCGCTGCGGCACGGTGAAGCGGCCGGTGACGCGCCCGCCGCTCGCCTCGCCCGGCGCGCCGGACGTGCCGCCGTCCATCACCGCCCGGCCGGTGCTGAGATCGAGCACGAGCCGCCCGCCGCGCACGTTGGAATCGCCCCGCGTCAGCGTCACGCCGCCGATCATCGTCACCAGCCTCCGGTCGAGATCGTAGATCGCGAACTGGCTGCGCGCCGTTTCGGACGGGCTGGTCAGGGTCACGCCGCCGCTCGCCTCCAGCCGCTTGATGTCGATGCCGCTGGTATTGGCATAAGCGACGGTGAGGCGCGGCGAGGCGAGGCGCAGGGATCCCTGCCGCACATCGACATTGCCCGAGAAGACCGCGCGGTCGGCGCGGTCGAGCACCTCGATCCGGTCGGCGGCGACATCGACCGGCGCATTGGTGTCGTGGCCCTTCAGCGCCGAGGCGCCGCTTTGGCCGACCGCCGGCTGCGCGGCGGCCAGGGCCAGGGCCAGGCTTGCGGCCATGCCGGAGGCGGCGAGCCAGCGGGTCATGCTCATCGCATCGCTCCCTGCACGATATGGAGGCGGGGCCGGCCGGTCAGCACGACCCGGCGCTCGCCGAGATCGGCCTCCAGCCGCCCGCCGGAAAAGGTGCCGAGCGGCATCCGCCCCTCGACCGCGCCGTCGCTGGCGAGCCGGCGGGTGCGCAGATCGACCGTCACGTCGCGCGTCTCCATCCGGTAGCCGTCGGCGGCGGTCAGCAGGATCGGGCCGAGGACGTCGACCTTGTCGCCGGCGACATCGTAGCGGGCCCGGTCGGCCCGCAATTCGGCCGGACCGCTTTCCAGATCCATCCGGGCCTGCATGCCGCTGATCTGGACGGGATCGGTCGCGGTTCGCTGCAGCGCATGGCGCGCGTCGATGAGGAAGGCGCGCCCCTGATCGTCGACGCCGCGATATTGCGCGGCCTGGACCTGCATCCGGTCGTCCGCCTGGTCGACCTTGTTCTTGTCGAGCAGGAAGCTGACCTCCTGCTTGTCCTCGAACGGCGCGAAGGCGAGGAAGGCGAGCACGACGCCGATCAGCGCCGG
Encoded proteins:
- the lptB gene encoding LPS export ABC transporter ATP-binding protein, which encodes MNETLPIERTETDAAVGELARGLSVVSIAKSYDKKAVLTDVSLGVDRGEVLGLLGPNGAGKTTCFYSIMGLVKPDSGRILLDGADITGLPMYRRAILGLGYLPQETSIFRGLTVSQNIMAVLEVAEPDKAARTARLEQLLGEFHIERLRDAPAMALSGGERRRCEIARALAANPSIMLLDEPFAGIDPISIQDIRDLIVALKARGIGVLITDHNVRETLEIVDRACIIYGGQVLFAGSPADLVADENVRRLYLGESFEL
- a CDS encoding LptA/OstA family protein — protein: MTRWLAASGMAASLALALAAAQPAVGQSGASALKGHDTNAPVDVAADRIEVLDRADRAVFSGNVDVRQGSLRLASPRLTVAYANTSGIDIKRLEASGGVTLTSPSETARSQFAIYDLDRRLVTMIGGVTLTRGDSNVRGGRLVLDLSTGRAVMDGGTSGAPGEASGGRVTGRFTVPQRPQGD
- the lptC gene encoding LPS export ABC transporter periplasmic protein LptC; its protein translation is MSELADQERLVKRGWAAPGGSHDRVVQAMKIGLPALIGVVLAFLAFAPFEDKQEVSFLLDKNKVDQADDRMQVQAAQYRGVDDQGRAFLIDARHALQRTATDPVQISGMQARMDLESGPAELRADRARYDVAGDKVDVLGPILLTAADGYRMETRDVTVDLRTRRLASDGAVEGRMPLGTFSGGRLEADLGERRVVLTGRPRLHIVQGAMR